Genomic DNA from Acanthopagrus latus isolate v.2019 chromosome 2, fAcaLat1.1, whole genome shotgun sequence:
TAATTAATGTCCGACACACCCTGAATGcaccgggaaaaaaaaaacaaggaagtcCAATAATGATTTGTGGGAGGAAGCAGAACGGTTCTGATAAAACTCTCTGgaaacaagattttaaaaaaatgttcgtggagcagaaagaaaaacaaacaggctggAAATGATAAATTACTTTTATTGAGAAAAGTGATGATGAAACCAACAAATGAGCTGCTTGAACCTGCGTcgactgaagtgtgtgtgtgtgtgtgtgtgtgtgtgtgtgtgtgtgtgtgtgtgtgatcactgaGATGTTGCCATGATGCTGGAAAcacctgagaggaaaaacacaagaagagaaacagaaagattaAACTTCACGTCTCTTATCAACACGGAAACAAACAGATGATGTGAAACACGACTGAGACAGACGATCGGATCAGAACCAGCTGAGTTTGATCTCTTTAGTCCACTTCAGCCACACTGAGCAGACGTGGATTTAATAATTATCGTTGTTAATCTTTGTAAATATTTCCTGGTCCTCATGAATGAATCACGAGATCCGTTGTATCTATTTGTCTGTTAGTTTCtatgtttgtcagcaggattaaacaaaaactatttaacGGATCTCCACCAGACCCgggaagaggaagaacagaacagaacagaacagaacagaacccaCTAACTTTAGTGTGGATCCGGATAAAAACATCTTCCTCTCGTTCTTTAACAGTTTGTTAACGTCTCAGGGAACGATGCATCGATCGTTGGGAGAGATCAGGCTGGTATTTATGATCGAGCAGTTTAACgtggatccaaataaaaatctggttTTGTggatataaatgttttatttgatattagaTTTGGTTTGACTGAGTTAAAGGAAACTGTTGGACCTTTACTGGATTGAGAAACTCGTCCTGAACATCAAAGGAAGAAAAACGTTTTACAGAAAAATAACTAGTGTTTCCTTCTCGTCAGCGGCTGTTAAGTTTCCCTCAgtggtttttattttcctgctgaCTCATGTTCTACCTGTGAGACACCTGCTGTGTTTCGTCAGGTTACAGCTTGTTTTGTTATAcgtttgatgatgtcatcactgtcacattaacacacacacacacacacacacacacacacacacacacacacacacactgtttcacaATCTCAAACTTTTCTGCACACGTTTCTGACGCCATCAGTCAAACTGTCCCATCGTGAGCTGAAcacaaacctgctgcaggtcagaATGCAAATGAGGTTGTTTATCTACCGACAGAGATCAGATGGAGACAGTTTACATGACGACGAGCGACGATCTTTACATATTAAACGCTCAGTATGAAAACTCTGCTCGTCTCGTCTCggctcagtgtttcagtgtttcagtgtttcctctcttgtctcttattcatcagtcagcagcagaactCACTCTCAAAGTCGATCTTCTCCACGATGTTCTTGGGCTTCACGCTCTCCTCCTGGTTGAAGATGAAGATCTGTCCTTCGTCGTTCTCTGTCCAGCCGTACTTGTTCATCCAGACTTTCACCTGCGTGtctgcaacaacacagacagacgaAGCTTCATTTACATAAACAGCTTCAGTCAGGGATTAAATCAATTATATTGCAAATGTTGATCTTTTCTAGAGGAGGAAGCTCGAGAGTTTCTATCGCTGCTGACAGGCTGCGTTTTCATGAACATCATGGAGATATTTTACTGTCTGGAAGCATCACAGAGTGATCCGGCAGGTTCATCAGATGCGGGTCAGAGTTCTTACCCAGCGGGTCTCCCAGCATCTCAGCCAGTAACCGGTGCTCGATGTTCTGGTAGGTGATTCCCACGACGTGACAGAtgactgaagaggaggaggacaaaaacaaaacacaacgtTCATCATGTTTAAACCGACTCATTCTGTTATCCGTCTGCATCTGTTACTGTTTCCTGTAATCTTAAACTCGTCGTCTGTTCGTGTTTCCTGTCAGAAGCTCGCTGAGTCGCCCTCAGGACGATACTCACACTTGCGAACAGAGTCCTCGAAACCAGAGATGCCGTCTATcagctctctgttctcctccagaCTCGTCTGTCGAGAAgacaaggaagaagaggaagaagaggaagaagaagaagaagaagaagaagaagaagaagaagaagaagaaaggatcagatgatgaacatgtttgtttagaaaagaagaagacagtaaAAGATAACTGATGGAGAGGACGGTGATGAAATACAACTCTGCCGTTTACTTCTCTAAGATTTACATTTCTCACTGATCAGGTTCCAGACGCCTAATTAAAAATATAGTTTAAGGACTTTTTAAgctcaaacaacacaaagacacagatgaagataacaaacacactgagaaacaTTAGACAATAATAGAGAGAGGCGTTAATGTGTTTACTgatgtttgaataaaataacCACAGTCTACAAACGCTCTGAATGACCCACAACTAAGTTCATAAACATTCATGACCTTGTtgtaaatgaacaaatgtttcaTACCCAGAAGCTCTGGAAGTGGCAGGTCTCCAGCAGGTTCCCCAGGTACAGGATCTGCCTGATGGGGCGCTCCTCTTGCTGCGACACTGTAATCAAGGAAATGGCCGATCCAAAGACAAGACCCcacatcccccccacccccacccgccCGGAgctaataacacacacacacacacacacacacacacacacactgactacCCCATGACGAAGAGGACGTGTTTACTGCGACGGCACCAAAAGGATACGTGAGTCTGGTCGATCATGCACTTGCACAGAGTGAAGTCGGTGTGCGGCAGGTTGGTCAGAGCCTTCAGCAGAATCTGTGACGTCACCTGAGTCTGGAAGTAGGCCGGGTTGAACTGGTACCTacagagaccagaaccagagaCAGATTCAGTACAGAGAGTTCTCCTCCTGGTCTGAGGTGACACTGACTTCTGatcattaaatgtaaaatacactAAAAACACACGGGGAGGTTAAAAAGACCAACAGAATAAATCACAGACAAGATTCCGGCACCATGTTGGCTCCTTTAACCGTCCACACAGAGATTTTAACAGAACCACCAGACGGTTCTGTGTGCGCGCCTGAACAACTTCCCCCACAGAGACGAGGTAACTCACAGCTTCAGGACGGCCAGGTTGGCCTCCAGGTCGTAGGCGTTCTCTCTGGCCTGCGTCTCCACGTAGCGCTCCAACGTCGCAAGGTTTTCTGGGTTGTACCTGTGAGACAGGAAATCACAACTCGTGAATCAAATGTAGGCGGCTACAGAGCGTCAGGTTCATGGATACGTACTGATGCTATCCTGCAATTCAGAAGATTTCAGGCTTAAAGTGAGGAGTGAATATAATATTAAATGTTACTGTTGAAGACATTATCAGACTTATTAAAATCCATTATTAAGCAGTCTGAACAAAACTCGTCATTACTGCATTATTAAAGGTAGGCTCACTGTTCAGGTCGACCAGGTGAGTCTTCATGTCACTAGTCCTGAGCAGGTAACATCTGTCAACATCTGTGTTAGAGCAGCTGTGAACAGGAAACTGACACTGAGCTACACTTGATCTGAAAGCTGCTCAGTAAATGAACACTGGATCATAAATGTGAGGTGATGGAGCAGATTCCTGAGTAactaatgttttcttttgttattttaataacCAGGACTGACTTGATCGAGCTTTTGTCATTCAACAGAtctcaacacaacatttcactgagttcagtcatttaaataaacatcagaCCATAAGATCTTTGTTAGGTTGATGTTTTTAGGCACAGCAGCATGAAATTCTCATTCTGTGATCctgaaagaggaaacacagctaATTCGAGCAGtcctagctaacgttagctgctcGGAACATCTGGCAGGAGTTTAATTTGGATGTTTATTTACTTCGTGATAGTTAATAAACTGCTCACACTGGCAACAGATCGGACATGAAGAGACAGAACTTGTTAAATCCCACAGAAAGCCTCTGTGAACAAGCCAACCGCCACTAAGTGAACTCAGcaaacgttagcttagcttgaaATATTAGCAAACAGGCTAAGCTACCGTTAGCTCATCAGTTCGTTAGAATCATCATCCGAACCTGTCGATTCCTCGCAGGAGCTTCCCCACGTTCGCCCTCATCTGCTCGATAGACGACGACATTTGGTCCAAACTTTGAGGGAATCTTTTGAGGTGAAAAACCGAATTAAATCCACACGTGGGCCGccgaggagaggaggcagcggGGCGGAGGGAGAAAAGGGCCGGAGCGGAAGAAACGACGCACACGCCGACCGGAAAATGGACGGACACAGAAAACCGACGGACCAACTGAGGTTTAGCGCC
This window encodes:
- the eif3k gene encoding eukaryotic translation initiation factor 3 subunit K isoform X2 — encoded protein: MSSSIEQMRANVGKLLRGIDRYNPENLATLERYVETQARENAYDLEANLAVLKLYQFNPAYFQTQVTSQILLKALTNLPHTDFTLCKCMIDQTHQEERPIRQILYLGNLLETCHFQSFWTSLEENRELIDGISGFEDSVRKFICHVVGITYQNIEHRLLAEMLGDPLDTQVKVWMNKYGWTENDEGQIFIFNQEESVKPKNIVEKIDFESVSSIMATSQ
- the eif3k gene encoding eukaryotic translation initiation factor 3 subunit K isoform X1, which gives rise to MSSSIEQMRANVGKLLRGIDRYNPENLATLERYVETQARENAYDLEANLAVLKLYQFNPAYFQTQVTSQILLKALTNLPHTDFTLCKCMIDQTHQQEERPIRQILYLGNLLETCHFQSFWTSLEENRELIDGISGFEDSVRKFICHVVGITYQNIEHRLLAEMLGDPLDTQVKVWMNKYGWTENDEGQIFIFNQEESVKPKNIVEKIDFESVSSIMATSQ